From the Leptolyngbya sp. O-77 genome, one window contains:
- the ilvC gene encoding ketol-acid reductoisomerase: MARMYYDADANLDVLAGKTIAIIGYGSQGHAHALNLRDSGLNVVVGLYPGSKSAAKAEAEGLTVKTVSDAAAAADFIMILLPDEVMKTVYKNEIEAQLTAGKVLAFAHGFNIHFAQIVPPADVDVVMVAPKGPGHLVRRTYEQGEGVPALFAVYQDATGRARDRAMAYAKGIGGTRAGILETTFREETETDLFGEQVVLCGGLSALIKAGFETLVEAGYQPELAYFECLHEVKLIVDLIVEGGLAKMRDSISNTAEYGDLTRGPRIVTDETRAEMKKILTEIQTGQFAREFVLENQAGKPGFTAMRRREAEHPIEEVGKDLRAMFSWLRKV; the protein is encoded by the coding sequence ATGGCTCGGATGTATTATGATGCAGACGCGAATTTGGACGTTTTGGCTGGCAAAACGATTGCCATTATTGGCTACGGCTCGCAGGGTCATGCCCATGCCCTGAATCTGCGCGACAGCGGGCTGAATGTGGTGGTTGGCCTGTATCCGGGTAGCAAGTCGGCTGCCAAAGCTGAGGCGGAAGGGCTGACCGTGAAGACGGTGAGCGATGCTGCTGCGGCAGCGGATTTCATCATGATCCTGCTGCCGGATGAGGTGATGAAAACGGTCTACAAAAATGAGATCGAAGCGCAACTGACGGCAGGCAAGGTGCTGGCCTTTGCCCACGGCTTCAATATTCACTTTGCCCAAATTGTGCCCCCTGCGGATGTGGATGTGGTGATGGTGGCTCCTAAGGGGCCGGGACACTTGGTGCGGCGCACCTATGAGCAGGGTGAGGGCGTTCCGGCGCTGTTCGCGGTGTATCAGGACGCGACGGGACGGGCACGCGATCGCGCGATGGCTTATGCAAAAGGCATCGGCGGCACCCGCGCAGGCATCTTAGAAACCACCTTCCGCGAAGAAACCGAAACCGACCTGTTTGGGGAACAGGTGGTGCTGTGCGGCGGCCTCAGTGCGTTGATTAAGGCGGGTTTTGAAACGCTGGTGGAGGCGGGCTATCAGCCAGAACTGGCGTATTTCGAGTGTTTGCACGAAGTCAAGCTGATTGTGGATCTGATCGTGGAAGGCGGTCTGGCAAAGATGCGCGACAGTATCTCCAACACGGCAGAGTATGGCGACCTGACTCGCGGCCCGCGCATCGTCACCGACGAAACCCGCGCCGAAATGAAGAAGATCCTGACCGAAATTCAAACGGGACAGTTTGCCCGTGAGTTTGTGCTGGAAAATCAGGCAGGCAAGCCTGGCTTTACTGCCATGCGTCGTCGCGAGGCAGAGCATCCCATTGAGGAAGTTGGCAAGGATTTGCGAGCCATGTTTAGCTGGCTGAGGAAGGTTTAG